In Osmerus mordax isolate fOsmMor3 chromosome 27, fOsmMor3.pri, whole genome shotgun sequence, the sequence AGCTGTATGTAAGTATTAAACAAAAGGTTTTAACCCCAAACATTGGTTTGGTTGTTCATTTACTCTTTAATGTAAATTAAAATGTTCCTTATAACATGTAAGGTTATGTCAAGCCCCCAAGACACAGTAGCTGATCCAGTTCTTCAACTTAAATGGTTCTCGGCAATTCAGTTTATTAAACCATTTGAGTAAACTTAACTGTTGAGGTTTTACAATGTGTAGATAAGGTGCCAGTAGCATTCATTGTACAATACATGTAGTGCTTCTAGAAACAAGGGCAGATTCTGTGTGGACGTGGTAGTGAACgatatccctctctcccacaattCCATCCTTATTTtagctgctcttctccctgctaGCTTTCCAGAGAAGATAGAGAGCTATTTCTAGTCGCTGTACTCAGTGTTTTTGGAGCACTTCTGAATGAAATGCTGAGAATGCTGCTGACATTGCAACAGGCAAGAGGAAGGGATACTTATTATCGGAGTCACCCAGCAAATTACTCAGTCTCTTGCTGCAGAGTGATTCATTAtgaggtgtgtgtacgtgcatgtgtgtgtgtttgtgctctcaGCACTTTTCTGCTGTAGGTGTTTTTGTAGATCTGGTGTGATACCGTAGGTAGTATTACTTAGCATATTGTTAGCATTCCTGAACATCAAAACATCCGGCAAACCTGTGTGATGCTTGTTTCACATTCTATGATGCTCTGTGTATTTGGCATTCTGGGAAACACAGATGTGTCGCTAAACTAGAGCTTAACTTTCTGACTCTCCCTCATGTCCCCTGTCATTCTATCTCCCTGACCCCTGGCCATGCCACTAGAGACCCCATGCATTCcttctgtgagtgagtgtagtTTTAtgactctctcttcccttctcccccccccccccccccccccccttgtctctGGCAGATTGGCAGATTGCCACCCTGGCTCTCTTGCTCGGTGGCGCGgccctcatcttcctctctttcctggtTGGGTTAGTGTCAGTGTGTCCTGGTGCCAGGAGACGCTGTTATACACCTGTAGCAGTGATGCTGTTTTCTGCAGGTACGGTTctggcacgcgcacacacacacacacaattctcatGCAGATATGTAATTTTATttctccccttgtctctctgtctttttctgtgtttctgtgtgtctaccATCAGTGGTGCTGCAAGTCTGCAGTTTGGTCCTGTATCCCATTAAGTTCATTGAGACTGTAAGCCTGAGGGTGTACCATGAGTTCAACTGGGGCTATGGCCTGGCCTGGGGGGCCACTATCTTCTCATTCGGGGGTGCCCTCCTCTACTGCCTGAACCCCAAGAACTACGAAGACTACTACTGAAGGATGGAGGAGCTCATGTTGCCATATCCAGTATTCTATCCCTGGTAGCAGCCCTTTAAACCTAGCTTTATACAGAACATTACAGTACAGACAGTATAAGACACAGACTGGAACATGAAGTAACCACTGTCAATTTAGATGATCAATGTTTTACTGGCAACTGATTGTTTACTGTCAAGTTTCAAAGAATAAGCTCACTTGGTACAGTATGAGTATGAAGTTTTCCAGAAGTATCTCTCACCAGTGTTCAACATTCCCCAGACTCTGAGCAGCCAGTAAA encodes:
- the tmem47 gene encoding transmembrane protein 47, which gives rise to MASSVSRTEEVRVSSLTPLKLVGLVCVFLALCLDVGAVLSPAWVTADDQYYLSLWESCWKPVTSETWECNTTLRTDWQIATLALLLGGAALIFLSFLVGLVSVCPGARRRCYTPVAVMLFSAVVLQVCSLVLYPIKFIETVSLRVYHEFNWGYGLAWGATIFSFGGALLYCLNPKNYEDYY